The Primulina huaijiensis isolate GDHJ02 chromosome 9, ASM1229523v2, whole genome shotgun sequence genomic interval CCTTAGCAAGTTCTACTGCGTGAAATCTTCATATATGAGAAGATTAGTGAACTGAAAGTTATCACCTTGCTGATAGCTTCTCCTTAAAGGGTCTCCGATAAACAACATGCCATCGTCCAGCTTGGGTGATAATCCAGTATAAACCGAACAAAACCTCCGAAAAGAACATCCCAATCCAAGCATATCTTCCAGATTCTCCTCTTCTTGGGATGTGAACCAATCTATATATCCATATCAAGATTATCCCAGTAAGTATCGTCGAAGAAAAGAGCTTGTAGAGAGCTCTGCCTTTGGCTGGTTTGGTCTCGAACAAAATAGCTCCACCTTCTTCTCCGTCATTGGCAGCCATTTCCTCGCGAACTTGCGATGGTGATATCTTCACCATACTCTACTCTGGATCTATCCCCCagttttttaattattgttttcttCCTTTTTGAAAGTCTAGCCTGATGTGAATCTTcactgatatatattttattagctTTTCACTAGTGTGATATAGTTATTTGATTGTTACCCAAAACAGCATGTTtggtttttttgaaaaaaatgtgTGTGAGACGATCGTATTTTATGTGACGGATCAacttgggtcatccatgaaaaaatattattttttatgctaaaagtattaatttttattgtgaatatcggtggAATTGATtcgtctcacggataaagattcgtgagatcgtctcacaaaatacatacTCAGGTTCTTTTTGTTTCCAACAAATTGCTATAATGTTGTGTTTGAATGTATTTTGATTTGgaggaaataatttaaattgatccattttaaaatatttgaaattcgtcgtcattattaaataaaagttGGATTTGAAAcaaatcaaaaaatttaaaatacataatctcAAATCGATTCAAGTATGTTttagttttatattaaaattaataaagaaaCGAAAAATCAAGTTTGGCCTTATTCTTTTAGATGGTTCAAAATTAGTGATAGAAAATTCacatgtatttatatataacaACAACACAAAACAGATTCTCTATAAATTAGTTTAACAAATTACAATAAAGagtatatttaaatttcaagttcGAGTCGAATCATACATATATGTGTGCATTGGTCGATTTTTATGTGTGTTATTATAATTTCCACTATGTTTcatgaacataaaaaattatacaaaaactcAAACGAGATAATCTTACAGTCAATTTTGTAAGAAAAATCTTCAATCCGACttaatcaataaaaaatattatttttacgataaaaataataattttcatattagGTGTATATTGAATCGATTTGTGATGCCGCTTCACTATACATACTCAACAAAAAATTGTAGTTGGAGATAATATTTAGTTGAGCATGAGATGTTAATTGTTTCACCATTTagacatatataattttatattacaaTACGATccgttatttatttttacaattaaaatattatttatatttaacaataaaataaattattaattataaaaaaagacCATGCCAAAGATCACTTATCTATTAATAATTTGAGTATGTCTATtttgaaacggtctcacgaatctttatatatgatacgggtcaactctaccgatgttcacaataaaaaataatactcttatcataaaaagtaatattttttcatagatgtctcaaataagatatccttctcacaaaatacgacccgtattTTGCCCAGATTGAAGCATGTTAAAATGGTAGCACCTACATTATTTGCCGACAGAACTATGATATCCAAAATTAAAGATTATTcctataaacaaaaaaaaataaaaaaaattaaagagtaTTCCGAGATGGCACGTGGCCATCCAGTATATGGAAGAGTATTCctataaaataatatagttttatatattagattCGACATATAGAAAGCACgaatctaattttttattttatttttttggaaattattttaatgataaaatcattattataataataacaataaataaataatgattataaataataaaatcaaataataataataattaatggaTAATATTAGATAATACTTATTGATTATATAATAATggaataaaatataagtttatATTAGTTAAATTAAAGTatggaaaataattatttttgtaaaattataaGAATGACGAATGAATTCACGACCATCGTtattcaaaatggattgaatgatttaagattaattttaaaactaatGTATTTCATGGTGTATCTTAGCATTTAGTTTCTATATAGCACGTAAAGCTAAAAAAATGTATAGACATacgattatattttatatctgacaaaaacttatgtcaGACGGTCttacaggtcgtattttgtgagacgagtctcttatttggatcatctatgaaaaaaaaattactttttatgctaagaatattatttttttttgtgaatatcagtagggttgacccgtctcacagataaagattcgtgagaccgtctcacaagagatctaatCTTTATATCTTAGGTAAAGATTTATAAATTTATGGTCAATCGAATTTGGATATATCAGTACTTGTTTGCAAGTTTCATAACTTTCCGCGTTCTTAAAAAACGTTGTTTTTTATTACTATAAAACTCACAAGTCATTAAATAAATTGTATTGAAAAAAGTTTATATGATAAGTTCATCCGAAAAAATGTTTATAATGTATCtcgatataaatttattttattttacatacatGGTACATGTATATATGATCAAGTGATCAACCATATGTAGCAGGCAGTGATATGGTTCATAATAAGGATGGCCGGTTTTTCCCTGGTCAGCTTTGGGCGGTGCAAATCGCTGACCTGGCAATCATCCTCTCTCTTCTCTGATTTGATCgtcattttttatgaaaaaggcAAGAAATTCGAAGTCATCTCCCCAGTTGTTTTCTCGCACACAACCGTGGAATTCTtctccattttcttgatttttccaACCCAAGATCGAGTTTGGGAAAAAAGTTTTATTTCTTAATCGCTCGAGTGTTTGGTTGCTCTTATTGTCTACAGACCCTGAGAGGTGATTTTCTTGGGGGAACCAGAGTTGCAGAGTCTTGGAGTTTAGTTGGTTGTATTGTTTTGTGCAGTTCGCGGATTCTGTGAAAAGGTTCGGCCTTTGGGTGTCAGAAAGATTGGTGAGGTTTATCAAGAATCCAAcgattgtttttgtttttttgttgttggaGAAAACCTTTTTTGGATTCAAAAGCTTTGATGATTTCTAGGGTTTACGTTGACGTTTTTGTCTGCTCTAACATGATAAAGGTTTTTGAGTGAATTATTATTGGGTTTGTACTTTTCATcccttttctttattttatccaAGTTTTTACCCTTTTCCATTTAGTGGGTAATTTAGTTTTTCTTTTGGTTCAATAATTATTCCATTAACGTGGATTCAGCCTGAAGCAAAAGTTTTTCGccagaaaattaatatttgacattTTTGCTGGAGCGTATATTTTCGGGTAAACCTTGATCAGCGGGTTCATTAATTTCTAATGGttctcattttatttattatttgtcatATTATAGTGTATTCACGACTctcataattaaatatatagttaATCTACACCAATAATTGATAGAAATAATTTTCTCCTCTCCTCTCTTGTTGGAAAGAAATAATTGATAGAGAGGAAACACTACTTGACTGGAGCAATAAGTGTTGGAGGAAATTTGAATATCAGTGGGAAATTTCTAGAAATGACgtgttcaaatttatttttttggcaaAATTTTACATGTCTTTCAGCACATGGTTCTGATCCTCTCGCTTACTGAACGAGTGGGGTACTAGCATGTATTTAATTACGATTTTGAAGTTGTCTTAGTGACTTAAATGTTAGTGCTTTTGATGTCTGTCTGCTTTTTTTGTTGTTTAGGAATTTAATGGCTGATCTTTCTGATTAAATTGCTTTTTTCTTGAAACTCCTAGTAACTGTTCTGGTTTTTCTGCACGCAATATAATTCAAGTTGAATAAATCAGCAACCAACCTTAGAAATTTGCGATAGGATTTTTCCTTAGTTCTATGGTGGCTTATACCTGCTAAATAAGGCGGTCATTGCCAAGTATATTGAGCAACTCATGTATGTTTCAGATAAAATTTCTGATAGAGGCTTCAAGTACCTATCAAAGCATTGAAGTAATATCAACACTTTTAAAGCTGATATAACTTTTCCTTTCACATGCTGAAGCAAgcatcaatcttttcttcaaaatttattttgattgtgAGGATTCATGGTATAACCAATGAAATATCAGTCTGAGAGCCATACTTCCCATCAAATTGTTAGTTTATGGTCATAATAGAGCAAGTGATTTTTTTGTTCCGTCATTCTTTCAAGTTTGATTAGGGGCTTACTTCTGTCAGGTGAAATTTGTTTCTCATTTCTTCAGAAAATGTCAGCATTCAATTTCTTCCCCCGAAATCAGTTAATTCCTCTTAACTTAAGAAGGGGATTGACCATGATACtttgaaaattgatattttctcatgagCTGAATCTCTTGCGCTGTTTGTGTAAAAAATTGTTAGTGGCATGTCCTTCACTGGTTGATAGTAGCTGCTTGAGAACCCAAACCATGAACTTGGATGTAATATTACTTTAAACTAAACATTCTCCAATGTGGTAGTAAATATGTTCCATATACCCGTATTAATTGTAACTTGTTACCTGCAGAGTTTCTTCAGTTGGATAGATTGTGCTTTgtttttctttataataataTCATTGATCACCCCTTTCGTCAAAATTGTGTTTCATTGGCTGTTCTTGACATGTAATAGTTGCAACAAACCGAGTGAAGAATTATGGTGGCGAAAGATTATCATAAAACCAAAGGTTCGGCCAAAGCTGAGGTGGGAGAAATCGACACCAGTGCACCGTTTCAATCTGTCAAAGATGCTGTCAATTTATTTGGCGAAGGTGCTTTTTCTGGGGAAAAGCCAGTCATAAAGAAGGCAAAACCACAATCTGCAGAAGTATGttgatttcttcttcttcttttttagcCCCTGCTTAGTATGTATAATTATCATACTCCATCCCCACTATTTTCTCTTGTCAACTTCATATTCAAGAATGTTAAATATGTGTATTGTTTTACCTCCAGTGTAGAAGTTTGTGacaattttcttttttgtacATATTTTGCGTACAGAAGTTGAACTTTGAGGTAAAGGGCTTGAGTTTCATCGAAAGTTAACCTCATGTTACTATTTAATTGCTATTAGATTGGCTCTGCATTAGAGTCTAGAGAAATAATTGTTACCTCCATTGGTCTCTTTAACCGTAATTTCTGTAGTTATATGATTTGGTTGCATCCCTAACGAATAAATATTAGAAAGCATTTAGTGGTTTGTTTCGCTTTACCAAACAAAGAAAAATTGCTATGACATAGTAAACTCCCCTGGCATGATTTTGTTGTTGAAGATATTGGTTGTGGATGGTAAATTTGACATTTTTTCTGCTTGCTTACGATGGATGTGGAATGTatgattgatttatttatttgtcaGCACAATGGTTGGATGCTCTTGTGCTGGTTTAGTTATATGTAAAAGCCATAAATTTATGATGAACCACCAATTGCTGCTGCACATATACTAATTTGGTCCTCTGCCCACatgttttttgttcttttagAGAGTGCTGGCAAAAGAGACTCAGCTTCACTTGGTTGAGAAAGAGCTTAATAGGTTGAAAGATCAATTACAAAATGCGGAAATGACCAAAGCTCAGGCTCTTGCAGATCTTGAAAAAGCTAAATGGACTGTTTCAGATCTTAACCAGAAACTGAAAAGTATGAATGAATCCAAGGATTCAGCAATTAAGGATGCAGAAGTCGCTAAGAATCAAGCGAAGCTACTTGCAGAATCCAACAACGGCAATTCTAAAGTAACCGATGACTCTTCAAATATAGATCTTGAAACTTCTAGAGTTCAGTATATGGCTATGGTCACCGAAGTTGATGCGGCAAAGCAGGAGTTGATAAAAACACGGCAAAATTATGATGCATCTATGAAAGATAGAGACATTGCCAGCAAGCAAGCTGCTGAGGCAAATAATTCTTCCCAAGAAAATGTAGGAAAATGTGGCGAGTTATCCAAGGAAATATCTACTGTTCAAGACTCGATTCAGCGAGTGAAGCTTGTGATAGCTCAAGCGAAGGAAGACGAAACAAAGATTTGTGATGACAAGGAAAAACAAAAGCAGTTACACAAAGCAAACCACGACGAGACATTTAAAAAATTGCTTGCTTTGAAAAAAGAGATAGATCCGGAACTTGTTAAGAATCTGGAGACTCAATTGAGCGAAACCTTGTCGGAGACAGAAGGTCTAAAAAAGGAAATGGATGGTAGAAGAGATACGGACCTTGATTCTGTGAAGGCTGTTACTTCAGATTTGGATGGTGCTAAAGAATCGCTGCATAAAGTGGTGGAAGAGGAGAATACTTTGAGAAATCTAGTGGAGACCCTTAAATCGGAACTAGGTGACATTAAAAAGGAGCACTCTGAGTTGAAAGAGAAGGAAGCAGAAACAGAATCCATTGCAGGTAATCTGCATGTGAAGCTCCGAAAAGCGAACTTTGAGCTTGAAGAAGCACTTTTGGAAGAAGCAAAAGTGAGGGGTGCTTCTGACGAAATGATCGCTACAATCCGGCAGCTTGCTGTGGAGAGAGAAAATGCAAAACCTGAAGTTGAAGACATGAAGCAGCAAGCAAAGGAGCTTAAGGGAGTAGCAGAAGCAGCCAGAATTGAACTTGAAGAAGCAGAAAAGAAACTGAGAGTTGCTTTGCATGAAGCAGAAGAATCGAAGGAAGCTGAAGCTAGAGCCCTTGATCAGATCAAGATTTTGTCTGAGAAAACTGATGCAGCCCGTGTCTCAACTTCAGAGCCCGGTGCCCAGATTACAATATCAAGAGACGAGTTCGAATCACTTAGCCATAAGGTTGAGGAATCTGAAAAACTAGCGGGTATGAAAGTTGCAGCAGCGATGGCTCAGGTGGAAGCAGTCAAAGCCAGTGAAAATGAGGCCCTACAGAGATTCGAGGCTACACAGAAGGAAATCGAGGACATTAAAGCTGCTACTCAGGAGGCGTTGAAGAAAGCAGAGATGTCCGAGGCAGCCAAGAAGGCAGTTGAGGGAGAACTCAGAAGATGGCGGGAACAGAAGAAAGTATCAGAAGCAGGGTCTCGAATTCTCGCTGAAACGGAGAAGCCCCTCGTATCACCCCCTCCCGTGTACCAATCCCAGAAGCAGAGGCCTCAAGAGACAGTCTTGCAATCTCGAAAGTTAGAGAAAGCAAAAACATCAGTAGCCAAGAAAGTGCTAATGCCTAGCCTCACTGGGGTGTTTCAAAAGAAGAAAACCCATGTCGAGGGTGGTTCTCCTTCTTATTTGCCTGGTGAGAAACCGGCTTGGTGAGTgttataaacaaatttttgtGCAGTATTTTCGTCTTAAGACAAACTAGCTCTGGCCATCTCTTGTGTATATTTTGGGACCCGTggattaattattttgaaaattcagcTCTAGATGGTTGTGTTTTTAGTTCATTGATGGTGTAAAGGTGCCTACTAGA includes:
- the LOC140984362 gene encoding WEB family protein At5g55860-like, with the translated sequence MVAKDYHKTKGSAKAEVGEIDTSAPFQSVKDAVNLFGEGAFSGEKPVIKKAKPQSAERVLAKETQLHLVEKELNRLKDQLQNAEMTKAQALADLEKAKWTVSDLNQKLKSMNESKDSAIKDAEVAKNQAKLLAESNNGNSKVTDDSSNIDLETSRVQYMAMVTEVDAAKQELIKTRQNYDASMKDRDIASKQAAEANNSSQENVGKCGELSKEISTVQDSIQRVKLVIAQAKEDETKICDDKEKQKQLHKANHDETFKKLLALKKEIDPELVKNLETQLSETLSETEGLKKEMDGRRDTDLDSVKAVTSDLDGAKESLHKVVEEENTLRNLVETLKSELGDIKKEHSELKEKEAETESIAGNLHVKLRKANFELEEALLEEAKVRGASDEMIATIRQLAVERENAKPEVEDMKQQAKELKGVAEAARIELEEAEKKLRVALHEAEESKEAEARALDQIKILSEKTDAARVSTSEPGAQITISRDEFESLSHKVEESEKLAGMKVAAAMAQVEAVKASENEALQRFEATQKEIEDIKAATQEALKKAEMSEAAKKAVEGELRRWREQKKVSEAGSRILAETEKPLVSPPPVYQSQKQRPQETVLQSRKLEKAKTSVAKKVLMPSLTGVFQKKKTHVEGGSPSYLPGEKPAW